A section of the Schistosoma haematobium chromosome ZW, whole genome shotgun sequence genome encodes:
- the DSCC1 gene encoding Sister chromatid cohesion protein DCC1, variant 2 (EggNog:ENOG410V4IV~COG:G), producing the protein MTYFPAFRACMEAGAVGVMCAYSGVNGTPACVNHWLLDTVLRKQWKYPGFVISDEGALQFLISKHHVYSSLQEAALAAVKAGVNIENALPNNVNVYSELLNLTKSGNVTEDELRNLVRPLFLARILEGELNSPEMDPYAHLLPSTVCFCSTLINLYFVF; encoded by the exons ATGACCTATTTTCCTGCTTTTCGTGCATGTATGGAAGCTGGAGCTGTTGGAGTTATGTGTGCATATAGCGGAGTGAATGGCACACCAGCTTGTGTAAATCACTGGCTATTAGATACTGTACTTCGAAAGCAGTGGAAATATCCAG GTTTTGTAATCAGTGATGAAGGTGCCTTGCAATTTTTGATATCGAAACATCATGTTTATTCGTCTTTACAAGAAGCTGCTTTAGCTGCAGTTAAAGCCGGTGTAAATATAGAAAATGCATTACCTAATAATGTTAACGTTTATTCTGAATTATTAAACCTTACAAAATCTGGTAATGTGACTGAAGATGAATTACGAAATCTAGTTCGTCCTTTGTTCCTTGCTAGAATTCTAGAAGGTGAATTAAATTCGCCAGAAATGGATCCATATGCTCATTTATTGCCCAGTACAGTATGTTTTTGTAGCACtttgataaatttatattttgttttctaa